The following are from one region of the Halorussus rarus genome:
- a CDS encoding DUF7522 family protein, which produces MTETPSEALTEFLRERVGDHMRSVLTYDDEGAELLYVRDDVADQYTDEEMARVADDVRLEAVAKHHQEDLYRHGELNATVRCFDDAVEMHFPRDETSGTAVALDGEVFAIHNTFLGRCLEAMER; this is translated from the coding sequence ATGACCGAGACGCCCTCCGAAGCGCTGACGGAGTTCCTTCGGGAGCGCGTCGGCGATCACATGCGGAGCGTCCTCACCTACGACGACGAGGGCGCGGAGTTGCTGTACGTCCGCGACGACGTCGCCGACCAGTACACCGACGAGGAGATGGCCCGGGTGGCCGACGACGTGCGGCTCGAAGCCGTCGCGAAACACCACCAGGAGGACCTCTACCGGCACGGCGAACTCAACGCCACGGTCCGGTGCTTCGACGACGCGGTCGAGATGCACTTCCCGCGCGACGAGACCAGCGGCACCGCGGTCGCGCTCGACGGCGAGGTGTTCGCCATCCACAACACGTTCCTCGGCCGGTGTCTGGAAGCGATGGAGCGGTAG
- a CDS encoding alpha/beta hydrolase family protein produces MADRPLDLADLYDLRRIGSPTVSPDGERVAFVVAEADEGEDTWHNSLFVAPTDGSRDPHRLTRLPGASSPKWSPDGSALAFVANRERDLDFRAGRDEGENGDGAETDEETEDDGDETGEDRPQVWAFDLERGGDARQLTDFEEGVRSFDWGPDGERLVVAARDPTDDQREYLDARRDDEGPIETERLQHKFDGHGWLDDVASYLFVVDRESREATRLDDAYGGGAMEPRTGLSPAWSPDGDRIAFLSNRTDRPDDSGAMHVYTIAPDGSDLRQLTEGDLFVRDFRWHPDGEKLALVARTASNWYDTADLLVGDADGGDWTDVSAGLDRKLAWGGTPAWVGDDTLLAPVADEARTRLARFRVDGDPERVYDGQGEDRTLTGFDAAGGTVAITRSAADSPSELYSLSVSEIAAGPGDEDPARKLSRFNADVVADVDTPRYERVRFENGDGDEIEAIAYLPADFDSETDDPLPLVVNVHGGPMSYDTPGFGFTETYWTGQGYAVLEVNYRGSTSYGQAFSEQIRGDWGPRESDDIVSGARELVDRGVADPDRLFITGFSQGAINTLYVVTRTDEFAAAAPEHGIYDFHGLYGTADTQLWYDADLGLPWEEPENYRRISSIQDVDEVDTPALITAGEEDWRCPPWQAEQLYVRFKKRGVPSKLVVYPGEHHNVGDPERAIHRLRTLTDWFERHDPAVEGTEE; encoded by the coding sequence ATGGCAGACCGCCCGCTCGACCTCGCGGACCTCTACGACCTGCGCCGGATCGGAAGCCCAACCGTCTCGCCGGATGGCGAGCGCGTCGCGTTCGTCGTCGCCGAGGCTGACGAAGGCGAGGACACCTGGCACAACAGCCTCTTCGTCGCGCCGACCGACGGGAGCCGGGACCCCCACCGACTGACCCGGCTTCCCGGCGCGAGCTCGCCGAAGTGGAGCCCCGACGGGAGCGCGCTCGCGTTCGTCGCGAACCGCGAGCGAGACCTGGACTTTCGCGCCGGCAGAGACGAGGGGGAGAACGGTGACGGAGCAGAAACGGACGAGGAGACGGAAGATGACGGCGACGAGACCGGCGAGGACCGCCCGCAGGTCTGGGCGTTCGACCTCGAACGCGGCGGCGACGCCCGTCAGCTCACCGACTTCGAGGAGGGCGTCCGGAGCTTCGACTGGGGACCCGACGGCGAGCGCCTCGTGGTCGCGGCCCGGGACCCGACCGACGACCAGCGCGAGTACCTCGACGCCCGGCGCGACGACGAGGGCCCGATAGAGACCGAGCGCCTCCAGCACAAGTTCGACGGCCACGGCTGGCTCGACGACGTGGCCTCGTACCTGTTCGTGGTCGACCGCGAGTCCCGCGAAGCGACCCGCCTCGACGACGCCTACGGCGGCGGCGCGATGGAACCCCGGACCGGACTCAGTCCGGCGTGGTCGCCCGACGGCGACCGCATCGCGTTCCTCTCGAACCGGACCGACCGCCCCGACGACTCGGGCGCGATGCACGTCTACACGATCGCGCCCGACGGGTCGGACCTCCGGCAGCTCACCGAGGGCGACCTGTTCGTGCGCGACTTCCGGTGGCATCCCGACGGCGAGAAGCTCGCGCTCGTGGCCCGGACGGCGTCGAACTGGTACGACACCGCCGACCTGCTCGTGGGCGACGCCGACGGCGGCGACTGGACCGACGTCTCGGCCGGACTGGACCGGAAGCTCGCGTGGGGAGGAACGCCGGCGTGGGTGGGCGACGACACCCTGCTCGCGCCGGTCGCCGACGAGGCCCGGACGCGCCTGGCCCGGTTCCGGGTCGACGGCGACCCCGAGCGCGTCTACGACGGCCAGGGGGAGGACCGGACGCTCACCGGCTTCGACGCGGCCGGCGGAACCGTCGCGATTACGCGCTCGGCCGCGGACTCGCCCTCGGAACTGTACTCGCTCTCGGTCTCGGAGATCGCCGCCGGGCCGGGCGACGAGGACCCAGCGCGTAAGCTCTCCCGGTTCAACGCCGACGTCGTCGCGGACGTCGACACGCCGCGGTACGAGCGCGTCAGGTTCGAGAACGGCGACGGCGACGAGATCGAGGCCATCGCATACCTGCCCGCAGACTTCGATTCGGAGACCGACGACCCGCTCCCGCTGGTCGTGAACGTGCACGGCGGGCCGATGTCCTACGATACGCCCGGGTTCGGCTTCACGGAGACGTACTGGACCGGGCAGGGCTACGCGGTGCTGGAAGTGAACTACCGCGGGAGTACGTCCTACGGCCAGGCGTTCAGCGAGCAGATCCGGGGCGACTGGGGCCCCCGCGAGAGCGACGACATCGTCTCGGGCGCGCGCGAACTGGTCGACCGCGGCGTGGCCGACCCCGACCGCCTGTTCATCACCGGGTTCTCGCAGGGCGCTATCAACACGCTCTACGTCGTCACGCGGACCGACGAGTTCGCGGCGGCCGCGCCCGAGCACGGCATCTACGACTTCCACGGGCTGTACGGCACGGCCGACACGCAGCTCTGGTACGACGCGGACCTCGGCCTGCCGTGGGAGGAGCCCGAGAACTACCGCCGCATCTCCAGCATCCAGGACGTCGACGAGGTCGACACGCCGGCGCTGATTACCGCGGGCGAGGAGGACTGGCGGTGTCCGCCGTGGCAGGCCGAGCAGCTCTACGTCCGGTTCAAGAAGCGCGGCGTCCCGTCGAAGCTCGTGGTCTACCCCGGCGAGCACCACAACGTCGGCGACCCCGAGCGGGCGATCCACCGGCTCCGAACGCTGACCGACTGGTTCGAGCGCCACGACCCCGCGGTCGAGGGGACCGAAGAGTAG
- a CDS encoding pyridoxal phosphate-dependent aminotransferase — MTDTSQRAVSARLADRTASLDRSKIRVMFGLAEEALRESDRDIVRLEVGEPDFGTPDHVIDAAAEAAREGATQYTENAGIQPLREAIADTMARESGVEVGPERVTVKSGAMDALATAMMALAGPGDEVVVPTPAWPNYVNQVQLAGATPVTVPLPAETGFDLDPELVADHVTEDTAAVILTSPSNPTGRVYDEDAVAAVADAAAAHDAYLVADEVYGRLTYDRDFRGAASYVDDADNVLTVDSCSKTYAMTGWRLGWLAGPEPVVDAVTQISESTTACPSSVSQQAALAALTGPQEPVAEMKAAFAERRDFVVDRVAEMPVVSCPRPEGAFYALLDVSDLPGGSFDVAKRLLAEYGVVTAPGDGFGDAGEGYVRISFANSLDRIETGLDRIERMVRDET, encoded by the coding sequence ATGACAGACACGAGCCAGCGGGCCGTCTCCGCGCGGCTGGCCGACCGCACCGCGAGCCTCGATCGCTCGAAGATCCGCGTGATGTTCGGGCTCGCCGAGGAGGCGCTGCGGGAGTCCGACCGGGACATCGTGCGCCTGGAGGTCGGCGAACCCGACTTCGGCACGCCGGACCACGTCATCGACGCCGCTGCGGAGGCCGCCCGCGAGGGCGCGACCCAGTACACCGAGAACGCCGGCATCCAGCCCCTCCGGGAGGCCATCGCCGACACGATGGCCCGCGAGAGCGGCGTCGAGGTCGGACCCGAGCGGGTCACCGTCAAGAGCGGCGCGATGGATGCGCTCGCGACGGCGATGATGGCGCTCGCGGGGCCGGGCGACGAGGTCGTCGTCCCGACGCCCGCGTGGCCAAACTACGTGAACCAGGTCCAGCTGGCCGGTGCGACCCCGGTGACGGTCCCGTTGCCGGCCGAGACCGGGTTCGACCTCGACCCGGAACTGGTCGCCGACCACGTCACCGAGGACACCGCGGCCGTCATTCTGACGAGTCCCTCGAACCCGACTGGCCGAGTGTACGACGAGGACGCAGTCGCCGCTGTGGCCGACGCCGCCGCGGCCCACGACGCCTACCTGGTCGCAGACGAGGTGTACGGCCGGCTCACCTACGACCGGGACTTCCGGGGCGCGGCGTCGTACGTCGACGACGCCGACAACGTACTGACGGTCGACTCCTGCTCGAAGACCTACGCCATGACCGGGTGGCGGCTCGGCTGGCTCGCCGGACCCGAGCCGGTGGTCGACGCTGTGACCCAGATCAGCGAGAGCACGACCGCCTGCCCGTCGAGCGTGAGCCAGCAGGCCGCGCTGGCGGCCCTGACCGGACCCCAGGAGCCGGTCGCCGAGATGAAGGCCGCGTTCGCCGAGCGACGGGACTTCGTCGTCGACCGCGTGGCCGAGATGCCGGTCGTCTCCTGTCCCCGGCCGGAGGGCGCGTTCTACGCCCTCCTCGACGTGAGCGACCTGCCGGGCGGGAGCTTCGACGTCGCGAAGCGCCTGCTCGCGGAGTACGGCGTCGTGACGGCGCCGGGCGACGGATTCGGCGACGCCGGCGAGGGCTACGTCCGCATCAGCTTCGCCAACAGCCTCGACCGCATCGAGACCGGCCTCGACCGCATCGAGCGGATGGTTCGCGACGAGACGTAG
- a CDS encoding 1,4-dihydroxy-2-naphthoyl-CoA synthase, translating into MVSEIFDPEKWEAAGPDFDDVTYHRAVDSGTVRIAFDRPGVRNAFRPKTVDELYDALDHAKRQTDVGCVLLTGNGPSPKDGGWAFCAGGDQTVRGEEGYEYRGEDGETDRAAKGGRLHILEVQRLIRHIPKPVLCVVPGWAVGGGHSLHVVCDMTIASEEHAVFKQTDPDVASFDGGFGSAYLAKQVGQKKAREIFFLGKNYDAEEAADMGMVNEVVPHEDLEDIALEWAEEMNSKSPTAMRMLKYAFNMTDDGMVGQQVFAGEATRLGYMTDEAKEGRDAFVEGREPDFDEFDWHY; encoded by the coding sequence ATGGTATCCGAGATCTTCGACCCCGAGAAGTGGGAGGCCGCCGGTCCCGACTTCGACGACGTCACCTACCACCGCGCGGTCGACTCCGGGACCGTGCGCATCGCGTTCGACCGCCCCGGGGTCCGCAACGCCTTCCGCCCGAAGACCGTCGACGAACTCTACGACGCGCTCGACCACGCCAAACGCCAGACCGACGTGGGCTGCGTCCTGTTGACCGGCAACGGCCCGTCGCCGAAGGACGGCGGGTGGGCGTTCTGCGCGGGCGGCGACCAGACCGTCCGGGGCGAGGAGGGCTACGAGTACCGGGGCGAAGATGGCGAGACCGACCGGGCCGCGAAGGGCGGCCGGCTCCACATCCTCGAAGTCCAGCGGCTCATCCGCCACATCCCCAAGCCGGTGCTCTGCGTGGTGCCCGGGTGGGCGGTCGGCGGCGGCCACAGCCTGCACGTAGTCTGCGACATGACCATCGCCAGCGAGGAGCACGCCGTCTTCAAGCAGACCGACCCCGACGTGGCGTCGTTCGACGGCGGGTTCGGGTCGGCGTACCTCGCCAAGCAGGTCGGCCAGAAGAAGGCCCGCGAGATATTCTTCCTCGGGAAGAACTACGACGCCGAGGAGGCCGCCGACATGGGCATGGTCAACGAGGTGGTGCCCCACGAGGACCTGGAGGACATCGCGCTGGAGTGGGCCGAGGAGATGAACTCGAAGAGCCCGACGGCGATGCGGATGCTCAAGTACGCCTTCAACATGACCGACGACGGGATGGTCGGCCAACAGGTGTTCGCCGGCGAGGCCACCCGACTGGGATACATGACCGACGAGGCGAAGGAGGGCCGCGACGCGTTCGTCGAGGGCCGAGAGCCCGACTTCGACGAGTTCGACTGGCACTACTAA
- a CDS encoding NAD(P)/FAD-dependent oxidoreductase, whose protein sequence is MTDNVREYEVAVVGGGPAGLTTALYTTRLSHDTVVVNRGGGRAAMMADTHNVIGITEDVSGNELLRTAREQIQHYGADYVRGYVESVERADDGRFRLGTDGDEFVAEKVVLATGFNDVRPDPPLPPTGRGLHWCLHCDAYMFVDEPVFVMGAGESAAHVAMIMLNFTDEVDLLTRGDDPTWSEETDRQLRAHPVDIVDDEVTGMEKADDGWLAGFEFEDGTFREYRGGFPMYGSDYNAELVDQLGLERNDDETVAVGEAGETSVDGVYAVGDLTPGHNQIPVAMGEGANAGIDIHYALREFPKSVEEIEAEGEVSADEVPGMSDELREAAREFNAAGDD, encoded by the coding sequence ATGACTGACAACGTCCGGGAGTACGAGGTCGCGGTGGTCGGCGGCGGGCCCGCGGGGCTCACGACCGCGCTGTACACCACCCGACTGAGCCACGACACGGTCGTCGTCAACCGGGGCGGCGGCCGGGCCGCCATGATGGCCGACACGCACAACGTCATCGGCATCACGGAGGACGTCTCGGGCAACGAACTGCTCCGGACCGCGCGCGAGCAGATCCAGCACTACGGCGCCGACTACGTCCGAGGGTACGTCGAATCGGTCGAGCGTGCCGATGACGGCCGGTTCCGCCTGGGCACCGACGGCGACGAGTTCGTCGCGGAGAAGGTCGTCCTCGCGACGGGATTCAACGACGTCCGACCCGACCCGCCGCTGCCACCGACCGGTCGGGGCCTCCACTGGTGTCTCCACTGCGACGCCTACATGTTCGTCGACGAGCCGGTGTTCGTGATGGGGGCCGGCGAGTCGGCCGCCCACGTCGCGATGATCATGCTCAACTTCACCGACGAGGTCGACCTGCTCACACGGGGCGACGACCCGACGTGGAGCGAGGAGACCGACCGCCAGCTCCGCGCCCACCCCGTCGACATCGTCGACGACGAAGTCACCGGCATGGAGAAGGCCGACGACGGCTGGCTGGCGGGCTTCGAGTTCGAGGACGGCACCTTCCGGGAATACCGCGGCGGCTTCCCGATGTACGGCTCGGACTACAACGCCGAACTGGTCGACCAGCTCGGTCTGGAGCGCAACGACGACGAGACGGTGGCGGTCGGCGAGGCGGGCGAGACCAGCGTCGACGGCGTCTACGCGGTCGGCGACCTCACGCCGGGCCACAACCAGATTCCGGTCGCGATGGGCGAGGGCGCCAACGCCGGCATCGACATCCACTACGCCCTCCGGGAGTTCCCGAAGTCCGTCGAGGAGATCGAGGCCGAGGGAGAGGTGTCGGCCGACGAGGTGCCGGGCATGTCCGACGAGCTGCGCGAGGCGGCCCGGGAGTTCAACGCGGCCGGCGACGACTGA
- a CDS encoding 1,4-dihydroxy-2-naphthoate polyprenyltransferase, whose translation MSDMATDRSRREAWLMAARPHTLPAAAAPVVVGTGLAFAVGKFAPLPALAAFVGAALIQIGTNFANDYYDAVKGVDTDEREGFTRVTQSGLIAPQSVKRAMYATFALAILVGVYLVYVGGLPILVIGLASVASGIAYAGGPYPLGSHGLGDLFVFVFFGVVAVTGTFYVQAASLLAGPFPLGVPEGTVTLAAFAASLPVAAISTDILVVNNVRDLETDREAGKRTLAVILGYRASRAEFVGLLALSYAVPFWFWLARDYSPAVLLPLVTVPYAADVTRTVLTDTSGEALNPALARTSKLLAAFSALFALGLIV comes from the coding sequence ATGAGCGACATGGCTACCGACCGCTCCCGCCGCGAGGCGTGGCTGATGGCCGCCCGGCCCCACACCCTCCCGGCGGCCGCCGCGCCCGTGGTCGTCGGCACCGGACTCGCGTTCGCCGTCGGCAAGTTCGCGCCGCTGCCCGCGCTGGCGGCGTTCGTCGGCGCGGCCCTCATCCAGATCGGCACCAACTTCGCCAACGACTACTACGACGCCGTGAAGGGCGTCGACACCGACGAGCGCGAGGGGTTCACCCGAGTCACCCAGTCGGGGCTCATCGCCCCTCAGTCGGTCAAGCGCGCGATGTACGCCACGTTCGCCCTGGCGATACTCGTCGGCGTCTACCTGGTCTACGTGGGCGGCCTGCCCATCCTCGTCATCGGCCTCGCGAGCGTCGCCTCCGGCATCGCCTACGCGGGCGGGCCGTACCCGCTTGGCTCCCACGGCCTCGGTGACCTGTTCGTCTTCGTCTTCTTCGGCGTCGTGGCGGTGACGGGCACCTTCTACGTCCAGGCCGCCAGCCTGCTCGCCGGGCCCTTCCCGCTGGGAGTCCCGGAGGGCACCGTCACGCTCGCGGCGTTCGCGGCCAGCCTCCCGGTCGCGGCCATCTCCACGGACATCCTGGTCGTGAACAACGTCCGGGACCTCGAGACCGACCGCGAGGCCGGCAAGCGCACCCTGGCGGTCATCCTCGGCTACCGCGCGAGCAGGGCCGAGTTCGTCGGGCTGCTCGCGCTCTCCTACGCCGTTCCGTTCTGGTTCTGGCTCGCCCGCGACTACTCCCCGGCTGTCCTGCTCCCGCTCGTGACGGTCCCGTACGCCGCCGACGTCACCCGGACAGTCCTGACGGACACCTCGGGCGAGGCGCTCAACCCCGCGCTGGCCCGGACCAGCAAACTGCTCGCGGCGTTCTCGGCGCTGTTCGCGCTGGGTCTGATAGTATGA
- a CDS encoding mandelate racemase/muconate lactonizing enzyme family protein: MNAELRPFSLPLADPLDTARGAVERREGLLLRIEADDGAVGVGEAGPLPGWTEHHDECESVLTDAVDAIDTGEDPADLLADLDATPAARHALDLALADMAASREGVPLYRYLGADGAVESVPVNATVGDAPKAETVGAAERAATAGFDCLKLKVGARSLSADIERVEAVSDAHNDIELRADANAAWDRGQAQQFLDAAGDRLAYVEQPLPATDLAGLAALSGPVALDETLSAVDFDDALDADPEAVVLKPMALGGPHRAAALAERAREGGVSPVVTTTIDAAVARTAAVHVAAAIPSVPACGLATATMLEEDLGPDIAPVADGRAVVPQGTGNGTADTWGYHD, encoded by the coding sequence ATGAACGCCGAGCTCCGCCCGTTCTCGCTCCCGCTGGCCGACCCCCTCGACACGGCCCGCGGCGCCGTCGAGCGCCGGGAGGGGCTCCTCCTGAGAATCGAGGCCGACGACGGCGCGGTCGGCGTCGGCGAGGCCGGCCCGCTGCCCGGGTGGACCGAGCACCACGACGAGTGCGAGTCGGTGCTGACCGACGCGGTCGACGCGATCGACACCGGCGAGGACCCGGCCGACCTGCTCGCAGACCTCGATGCGACCCCGGCCGCGCGCCACGCCCTCGACCTCGCGCTGGCAGACATGGCGGCGTCCCGCGAGGGGGTTCCCCTGTACCGATATCTCGGCGCGGACGGCGCGGTCGAGAGCGTCCCGGTGAACGCGACGGTCGGCGACGCGCCGAAGGCCGAGACGGTCGGCGCGGCCGAGCGCGCCGCGACGGCCGGCTTCGACTGCCTGAAGCTCAAGGTGGGCGCCCGCTCGCTGTCTGCGGACATCGAGCGAGTCGAGGCCGTGAGCGACGCCCACAATGACATCGAACTCCGGGCCGACGCCAACGCGGCGTGGGACCGCGGACAGGCCCAGCAGTTCCTCGACGCCGCGGGCGACCGCCTCGCGTACGTCGAGCAGCCCCTGCCGGCGACCGACCTCGCGGGCCTCGCGGCGCTCTCGGGCCCGGTCGCGCTCGACGAGACGCTGTCCGCGGTCGACTTCGACGACGCGCTCGACGCCGACCCCGAGGCGGTCGTCCTGAAGCCGATGGCGCTCGGCGGCCCCCACAGGGCGGCGGCGCTCGCCGAGCGCGCCCGCGAAGGAGGCGTCTCCCCGGTCGTGACGACGACCATCGACGCCGCGGTGGCCCGGACCGCCGCGGTCCACGTCGCGGCCGCGATCCCGTCGGTGCCGGCCTGCGGGCTCGCCACCGCGACGATGCTGGAGGAGGACCTCGGACCGGACATCGCGCCGGTCGCGGACGGACGGGCGGTCGTTCCCCAGGGCACCGGTAACGGCACCGCGGACACGTGGGGGTACCATGACTGA
- the menE gene encoding o-succinylbenzoate--CoA ligase → MTDAPESADAAGDATARRAIDAPTRDWLADRARAAPESTALNEADGGTRWTYAELDDAVDETAGRLAALGLGEGDHLGVLMETRLAFVRLVHAAMRLGAVLVPLNARLTRPELARQAEVADLDLLICEADTESEALYASEQRAGRDDPRADAAAIADVPVASVDSPAPAEGDESATALSATDPVDFSPAEWSRSDRQALLFTSGTTGDPKAVDLSMGNFLASAVTSAFRLGATPDDRWLLCLSMYHMGGLSVALRSALYGGTVVLQEGFDAGAAADAIAEYGATGVSLVPTMLRQMLDERDALAGSLRFVLLGGAPAGDDLLARCEARGVPVHPTYGMTETASQIATARPREAFAHRGTVGRPLLWTDLTAVDDGGDPVPAGETGELVVSGPTVARGYYDDPEATEAAFGERGLHTGDVGYRDEAGRFWVLNRREDRIVTGGENVHPGEVVEALREHPAILDAAVVGLDDEEWGERVAALVEPESDADADLSPAEIEAHCQDRLAGYKRPRTVAFADELPRTASGTVEREAVRERLGSASGDGAEET, encoded by the coding sequence ATGACTGACGCGCCGGAGTCGGCGGATGCGGCGGGAGACGCGACCGCGCGGCGAGCGATCGACGCGCCGACCCGCGACTGGCTGGCCGACCGCGCGCGGGCCGCCCCGGAGTCGACGGCGCTGAACGAGGCCGACGGCGGAACTCGGTGGACGTACGCCGAACTCGACGACGCTGTCGACGAGACCGCGGGCCGACTCGCTGCGCTCGGTCTCGGAGAGGGCGACCACCTCGGCGTGCTGATGGAGACCCGGCTCGCGTTCGTCCGACTGGTCCACGCCGCGATGCGACTCGGCGCGGTGCTGGTCCCGCTGAACGCCCGGCTCACTCGCCCCGAGTTGGCCCGGCAGGCCGAGGTGGCCGACCTTGACCTGCTGATCTGCGAGGCCGACACGGAGAGCGAGGCGCTTTACGCCTCGGAGCAGCGAGCGGGGAGGGACGACCCGCGAGCAGACGCCGCGGCGATTGCGGACGTGCCGGTGGCGTCGGTCGACTCGCCTGCCCCTGCGGAGGGAGACGAGTCGGCGACCGCGCTTTCGGCGACCGACCCCGTCGACTTCTCGCCCGCCGAGTGGTCGCGGTCGGACCGCCAGGCTTTGCTCTTCACCTCCGGCACCACGGGCGACCCGAAGGCCGTGGACCTCTCGATGGGGAACTTCCTGGCCAGTGCCGTCACGTCGGCGTTCCGGCTGGGCGCGACGCCGGACGACCGCTGGCTGCTCTGCCTGTCGATGTACCACATGGGCGGGCTGTCGGTCGCCCTCCGGTCGGCGCTCTACGGCGGGACCGTCGTCCTCCAGGAGGGCTTCGACGCGGGCGCCGCGGCCGACGCCATCGCGGAGTACGGCGCCACGGGCGTCTCGCTGGTGCCGACGATGCTCCGGCAGATGCTGGACGAGCGGGACGCGCTCGCCGGATCGCTCCGTTTCGTCCTGCTCGGCGGCGCGCCCGCCGGCGACGACCTGCTCGCGCGCTGCGAGGCCCGCGGCGTGCCGGTCCACCCGACCTACGGCATGACCGAGACCGCCTCCCAGATCGCGACCGCGCGACCCCGTGAGGCGTTCGCCCACCGGGGGACCGTGGGCAGACCGCTGCTCTGGACCGACCTGACCGCGGTCGACGACGGGGGCGACCCCGTTCCGGCGGGCGAGACAGGGGAGCTCGTGGTCTCGGGGCCGACGGTCGCCAGGGGGTACTACGACGACCCCGAGGCGACCGAGGCGGCGTTCGGCGAGCGCGGACTCCACACCGGCGACGTGGGGTATCGCGACGAGGCGGGGCGGTTCTGGGTCCTGAACCGCCGAGAGGACCGCATCGTCACCGGCGGCGAGAACGTCCACCCCGGCGAGGTCGTCGAGGCGCTCCGCGAGCACCCCGCAATCCTCGATGCGGCGGTCGTGGGCCTCGACGACGAGGAGTGGGGCGAGCGCGTTGCGGCCCTCGTAGAGCCGGAATCGGATGCGGATGCCGACCTCTCGCCGGCGGAGATCGAGGCCCACTGCCAGGACCGCCTCGCCGGCTACAAGCGGCCCCGGACGGTCGCGTTCGCCGACGAACTCCCGCGGACCGCTTCCGGGACGGTCGAGCGCGAGGCTGTCCGGGAGCGACTCGGCAGTGCGAGTGGAGACGGCGCGGAGGAAACCTGA
- a CDS encoding CPBP family intramembrane glutamic endopeptidase, whose product MSTTSSPSADPGWSPSFRHGVRPAVALLLFFAVWALASNALFARLFGAESSVAAEQLFGIASSAVQFGVTVLVLRYEGVRLRDVGFAVRLLYPALVATAGLVLVLNVLSAGLVVLRGNELSVGFFAHARSAPYDYSLPAAVAGGVHYYLFVGPAEELAFRGYLQNKVTSLVDRGSDRLQIVVGIVTAATAFSLIHVPTILILDDPTLGSVLGLLLLLALSGVAFGAIYALTRNLYLVAFLHGIGDFSPLFVAGGSVAWPNWGLMAVCYGLLVVLYRRWVVTAPRSTLGVTT is encoded by the coding sequence ATGTCGACAACGTCCTCTCCGTCGGCGGACCCGGGCTGGTCGCCGTCGTTTCGCCACGGAGTCCGGCCGGCGGTCGCGTTGCTCCTCTTCTTCGCCGTCTGGGCGCTCGCCTCGAACGCCCTGTTCGCGCGTCTGTTCGGCGCCGAGTCCAGCGTCGCCGCCGAACAGCTGTTCGGTATCGCGTCGTCGGCCGTCCAGTTCGGCGTTACCGTGCTCGTCCTACGGTACGAGGGGGTTCGGCTCCGCGACGTCGGGTTCGCCGTCCGACTGCTGTATCCGGCGCTCGTCGCGACGGCCGGTCTCGTTCTGGTGCTCAACGTGCTGTCCGCCGGTCTCGTCGTGCTCCGCGGGAACGAGCTCTCGGTCGGGTTCTTCGCGCACGCCCGTTCCGCGCCGTACGACTACTCGCTGCCCGCCGCGGTCGCTGGCGGCGTCCATTACTACCTCTTCGTCGGGCCGGCCGAGGAACTGGCGTTCCGCGGCTACCTCCAGAACAAGGTGACGTCCCTGGTCGACCGCGGGAGTGACCGGCTTCAGATCGTCGTCGGAATCGTCACGGCAGCGACCGCGTTCTCGCTGATACACGTCCCGACGATCCTCATCCTCGACGACCCCACGCTGGGGAGCGTTCTCGGCCTGCTCCTGCTGCTCGCCCTCAGCGGAGTGGCGTTCGGAGCGATCTACGCGCTGACGCGGAATCTGTATCTCGTGGCGTTCCTCCACGGGATCGGCGACTTCTCCCCGCTGTTCGTCGCTGGGGGGTCGGTCGCGTGGCCAAATTGGGGGTTGATGGCGGTGTGCTACGGCCTACTTGTCGTGCTGTACCGCCGGTGGGTCGTCACCGCGCCGAGGTCGACGCTCGGCGTTACGACGTGA